Genomic DNA from Oncorhynchus nerka isolate Pitt River linkage group LG17, Oner_Uvic_2.0, whole genome shotgun sequence:
tgaaatggcactctattccatatataggctcaaatggtactctattccatatagagtctcaaatggcactctattccatgTAGAGGCtcaaatggtactctattccatatagagtctcaaatggcactctattccatatatagtctcAAAGGGTACTCTATTCCATATAGAgtctcaaatggcacactatttcaTAAAGTCTCAAATGGCATTGTATTCCATATAGTCTCAAATGGCGACTTTTCCATATAGTCtcaaatggtactctattccaTGTATAGTCTCAAATGGCACTTTGTTCCATATATAGTCTCAAATGGCACTTTGTTCCATATGTAGTCTCAAATGGTattctattccatatatagtctcAAATGCCATTCTATTCCATATAGTCTCAAAAGGTactctattccatatatagtctcAAATGGCGACTTTTCCATATAGAGTCtcaaatggtactctattccatatatagtctcAAAAGGTACTCTATTCCACATATAGTCTCAAACGGTactctattccatatatagtctcAAAAGGTactctattccatatatagtctcaaatggtactctattccatatatagtttCAAAAGGTACTCTATTCCATATAGAGTCtcaaatggtactctattccaTATAGAGTTtcaaatggtactctattccaTATAGTCtcaaatggtactctattccatatatagtctcAAATGGCATTCTATTCCATATAGTCtcaaatggtactctattccatatatagtctcAAATGGTGGCTTTTCCATATAGTCTCAAATGGTACTCAATCCATATATAGTCtcaaatggtactctattccatatatagtctcAAATTGCATTCTATTCCATATAGTCTCAAAAGGTactctattccatatatagtctcaaatggcactctattccataTAGTCtcaaatggtactctattccaTATAGAGTCtcaaatggtactctattccaTATAGAGTCtcaaatggtactctattccaTATAGTCtcaaatggtactctattccatatatagtcttaaatggcactctattccatatatagtctcaaatggcactctattccataTAGTCtcaaatggtactctattccatatatagtctcAAATGGCATTCTATTCCATATAGTCtcaaatggtactctattccatatatagtctcAAATGGCGGCTTTTCCATATAGTCTCAAATGGTACTCAATCCATATATAGTCTCACATGGCACTTTGTTCCATATGTAGTCtcaaatggtactctattccatatatagtctcAAATTGCATTCTATTCCATATAGTCTCAAATGGCACTTTGTTCCATATaaagtctcaaatggcaccctattccatatatagtctcAAATGGCATTCTATTCCATATAGTCtcaaatggtactctattccatatatagtctcAAATGGCATTCTATTCCATATAGTCtcaaatggtactctattccatatatagtctcAAATGCCATTATATTCCATATAGTCtcaaatggtactctattccatatatagtctcAAATGGCGGCTTTTCCATATAGTCtcaaatggtactctattccatatgtagtctcaaatggtactctattccatatatagtctcAAATTGCATTCTATTCCATATAGTCTCAAATGGCACTTTGTTCCATGTaaagtctcaaatggcaccctattccatatatagtctcAAATGGCATTCTATTCCATATAGTCtcaaatggtactctattccatatatagtctcAAATGGCATTATATTCCATATAGTCtcaaatggtactctattccatatatagtctcAAATGGCGGCTTTTCCATATAGTCTCAAATGGTACTCAATCCATATATAGTCTCACATGGCACTTTGTTCCATATGTTGTCTCAAATGGTATATTCCATATATAGTCTCAAATTGCATTCTATTCCATATAGTCTCAAATGGCACTTTGTTCCATATagagtctcaaatggcaccctattccatatgcagtcttaaatggcacccgattccatATATATATTGTTCCCTaagcagtgcactactttgaccagggtcgaataggctgccatttaacACAGCCGCAGTCCCACCTCAACCCATTTATCCAGAGTAGGAATGTTCAGCTCAGATGTGTCGTGTCAGTTTGTTTTAAGATAAGACATGATAATCTTCCTTGTATTTGACTAATGAGAAAAATGGTCCGCTCAGTTGTCAGTGCCGTTTACAAACACCGACTCATCCCAATCGGATGTATTACTGAATATTTGTTTGATGATATTAAATCCTATTTGGTTAAGTCATTTGGAAATGATCCTCGtcggcaaaataacacagacactggaacgaggaactctgcctagaaggccagcatcccagagtcacctcttcaccgttgacattgagactggtgttttgcaggtactatataatgaagctgccagttgaggacttgtgaggcgtctgtttctcaaactaggcactctaatgtacttgacctcttgctcagttgtgcaccaggaactcccactcctctttctattctgtttagagtcaggttgcgctgttctgtgaagggagtagtgcaaagcgttgtaccagatcttcagtttcttgacaatttcttgTATGGAATAGCCTTCAGTTTCTCAGAACAAGATTACAGGCCAttctgagcctgtaatcgaacccacaaatgctgatgctccagattctcAAGGCCAGTTTTAATGCTTCTTTAataagcacaacagttttcagctgtgctaacataattgcaaaagggttttctaatgatcaattagccttttaaaatgataaacttggattagctaacacaacatgccattggaacacaggagtgatggttgctgataatgggcctctgtacgcctatgtagatattccatttaaaaaatctgctgtttccagctacaatagtaatttacaacattaacaatgtctacactgtatttctgatcaatttgatgttatttcaatggacaaaaacatgtgcttttctttcaaaaacaaggacatttctaagtgaccccaaacctttgaacggtagtgtgtgtataatataatataatatatcctATACTCTGTGTTCCTCCATAGGGAATGACCTACCCAGCCTGTCATACCACACTATaatgtatatatgtataatatatcATATACTCTGTGTTCCTCCATAGGGAATGACCTACCCTGCCTGTCATACCACACTATaatgtatatatgtataatatatcATATACTCTGTGTTCCTCCGTAGGGAGTGACCTACCCAGCCTGTCATACCACACTATaatgtatatatgtataatatatcATATACTCTGTGTTCCTCCATAGGGAGTGACCTACCCTGCCTGTCATGGCATCTGGAGTAAGTGGGCCCCACCACTGGAGAGGAGCCGTCTGGCCACCACCTCATTCTGTGGATCCTATGCTGGTGCCGTGATAGCCATGCCTCTGGCTGGGATCTTGGTCCAGTACTCTGGCTGGTCCTCCGTCTTCTATCTGTACGGTAGGTTCATCACCTGGAAAAGAGTGGAAAACAGTGGCACTGAGTGGACTATCCTGGCTAAATCACCGTCCATAGTTATTCTTAGAGTAGCTACATCTGTCATAGGGGGATCCTTTTTGAGACAAGATTGTCTATTTGACTTTATTTGTGTCTGTTGACTAAGAAATCAGGAATAAACCATAAATATCCATATACCTCATATTTTATTAATCAgatttacagtaatataactctctctcgctctctctctctctctctctctgtctctctctctctgtctctgtctctctctctcgctctctctctctctgtctctgtctctctctttcgctctgtctcgctctgtctgtctctctctctctctctgtctctctctttgtctctgtctctctctctctctgtctctctctctgtctctgtctctctctctcgcgctctctctctctgtctctgtctctctctctcgctctgtctctctgtctcgctctgtctgtctctctctctctcgctctctctctctcgctctgtctctctgtctcgcgctgtctctctgtctctgtctcggtctctcgctCTAGGCTGCTTTGGGATGTTCTGGTACATGTTCTGGATCCTGGTGTCCTATGAGAGCCCAGAGGTTCACCCCACCATCACCGCCGAGGAGAGACGTTACATCGAGGAGAGCATCGGAGAAGGTCAAGAACTATTCGGTCCTGCTAGCGTgagttctcctccttctcctccttctcctcctcttccccaccgATCCAACTAACTGACACGTGTTCTGCTATACACAACTATGGCTCTGCAGAAATACAAGACTCCATGGAGGAAGTTCTTCACCTCAATGCCCGTCTATGCTATCATCGTGGCCAACTTCTGCAGGAGCTGGACTTTCTACCTGCTCCTCATCAGCCAGCCAGCCTACTTCGAGGAGGTGTTCGGCTTCGAGATCAGCAAGGTAAAAGGATGAGCCGTTCACTCACAATGCCAGCCAGGTGTGAATAGTTGGCTTGATTTGTGTAAGACGTAACCGGGGCAGACAAAACTCATCAGACATTCTAATAAAAAAATATCCGTTGTGTCATATGTACATCACTTGTACGGGGCATATCAATTGCTTTACTGAGTACCCGTGTTGGATTTCATTTCCATTTCGTAACTTTGAGGGTAAAATGTCCTCTAGACACCAAGCACAGATACATCCTGGTCCGCGTCCTAAATAGTATCCTATTGGCCCGACTACATTTAaccagggctctgatcaaaagtagtgcactacgtagtaAATAGCGTTTCATTTTGGATGCAGGCGATATAACTCAGGCTGGTCTGACAAGTGTAATAATTCAGATGCTGGGTGGATCTCTGGCTCTCTTGTGGATCAGGGTGTGAATTATAGCCTAGGTGTGATATTTGGAGTCAGTGGTGGTTAAAGGGGAGTAGGAAGACGTGTTCTGGGACAATCACTGTTTTGATTTAAGAGGTGTAGCTTGAAATATGatatctctcttttctcctccctctgcaccctgcaccattactgttatcaaaaaaaaaaaaaaaaaatcacgatAGGTCATGACATCATGATACGTCATGACATCACGATACGTCATGACATCACGATAGGTCATGACATCATGATACGTCATGACACCATGATACACCATGACATCATGACAGTATGGCATCGTGACATCATGATACATCATGACAgcatgacatcatgacatcatgacACATAATGACATCATGACAGCATGGCATCGTGACATCATGATACATCATGACAgcatgacatcatgacatcatgacACATAATGACATCATGACAGCATGGCATCGTGACATCATGATACATCATGACAGCATGGCATCGTGACATCATGATACATCATGACATTATGATACATCATGACATAATGACATCATGACAGCATGGCATCGTGACTTCATGACATCATGACACATCATGACAGCATGATAGATCATGACAGCATGGCATCgtgacatcatgacatcatgaTACATCATGACATCATGACACATCATGACAGCATGGCATCGTGACATCATGACAGCATGATAGATCATGACATTATGATACATCATGACATCATGACAGCATGGCACCGTGACATCATGATACATCATGACATTATGATACATCATGACATAATGACATCATGACAGCATGGCATCGTGACATCATGATAGATCATGACATTATGATAcatcatgacatcatgacatcatgacACATAATGACATCATGACAGCATGGCATCGTGACATCACGATACATCATGACATTATGATACATCATGACataatgacatcatgacatcGTGACATCATGATACATGGGAACACGTCAAGGCCATGAATGACAAACTAATCTGCGTTTGAAAGATCTCAACACAGAACAACATACAAGGAGAATTTGCGCACATGTTGGAAACAGACTTCTGAAATGAACTTTGACCCATAATAAATATGTATCTGGATAGAACATTTAATGGGTTGTCAGTTTTGATGTTTGATGTTTTGACTGCCATGTTGATGTTAATTGCAGTCAGCTTGAAGGTTGAAATGTTTATGGttcactgtatgtgttgtcaggtgttaATGCTGTAGGCACCTCCACACTTACTGAGGACCATCATAAAGCCCTTtaatgttattgttattgtttatattaattgttgatgttgatgtttgcGTTGTCAGGTGGGCATGGTGTCGGCCCTGCCTCACTTGGTGATGACCATCATCGTGCCCATCGGAGGacagctggctgactggctacgCACCAGAAACATCCTGTCTACTACCACCGTCAGGAAGATCATGAACTGTGGAGGTGAGGGCTACATAAGGACTTCATAAGGGCTACATAAGGACTTCATACGGGCTACATAGAGATTTCATAAGGGCTACATAGAGATTTCATAAGGGCTACATAGAGATTTCATAAGGGCTACATAGAGATTTCATAAGGGCTACATAAGGACCACATAAGGGCTACATAGAGATTTCATAAGGGCTACATAGAGATTTCATAAGGGCTACATAGAAAACTGTGTAACACATTCATAATCTGTACAGATCATCCTGTCAACTTCCATCGTCATGGTCTGGAAGATCATGAACTGCGGAGATAAAGATTAGCTACATAAGGACTTCATAACACATGCATAACCTATACATAACACATTCCTAACCTGTTCATATCACATTGTAGACTGTAGGTCACCAAGGATAATAACTAGACTGTAGGTCACCAAGGATAATAACTAGACTGTAGGTCACCAAGGATAATAACTAGACTGTAGGTCACCTAGGATAATAACTAGCCTGTAGACAATGAAGGATAATAACTAGATTGTAGGTCACCAAGGATAATAACTAGACTGTAGATAATAAAGGATAATAACTAGACTGTAGATAATAAAGGATAATAACTAGACTGTAGGTCACCAAGGATAATAACTAGACGGTAGGTCACCAAGGATAATAACTAGACGGTAGGTCACCAAGGATAATAACTAGACTGTAGATAATAAAGGATAATAACTAGACTGTAGGTCACCAAGGATAATAACTAGACGGTAGGTCACCGAGGATAATAACTAGACTGTAGATAATAAAGGATAATAACTAGACTGTAGGTCACCAAGGATAATAACTAGACTGTAGGTCACCAAGGATAATAACTAGACTGTAGGTCACCAAGGATAATAACTAGACGGTAGGTCACCAAGGATAATAACTAGACTGTAGATAATAAAGGATAATAACTAGACTGTAGGTCACCAATGATAATAACTAGACTGTAGGTCACCAATGATAATAACTAGACTGTAGATAATAAAGGATAATAACTAGACTGTAGATAATAAAGGATAATAACTAGACTGTAGGTCACCAAGGATAATAACTAGACGGTAGTTCACCAAGGATAATAACTAGACTGTAGATAATAAAGGATAATAACTAGACTGTAGGTCACCAAGGATAATAACTAGACGGTAGGTCACCAAGGAAAATAACTAGACTGTAGATAATAAAGGATAATAACTAGACTGTAGGTCACCAAGGATAATAACTAGACTGTAGGCAACCAATGATAATAACTAGACTGTAGATAATAAAGGATAATAACTAGACTGTAGGTCACCAAGGATAATAACTAGACTGTAGGTCACCTGGGATAATAACTAGACTGTAGGTCACCAAGGATAATAACTAGACTGTAGGTCACCAAGGATAATAACTAGACTGTAGGTCACCAAGGATAATAACTAGACTGTAGGTCACCTGGGATAATAACTAGACTGTAGGTCACCAAGGATAATAACTAGACTGTAGGTCACCAAGGATAATAACTAGACTGTAGGTCACCAAGGATAATAACTAGACTGTAGGTCACCAAGGATAATAACTAGACTATAGGTCACCTGGGATAATAACTAGACTGTAGGTCACCAAGGATAATAACTAGGCTGTAGGTCACCAAGGATAATAACTAGACTGTAGGTCACCAAGGGTAATAACTAGACTGTAGGTCACCAAGGATAATAACTAGACTGTAGGTCACCAAGAGTAATAACTAGACTGTAGGTCACCAAGGATAATAACTAGACTGTAGGTCACCAAGGATAATAACTAGACTGTAGGTCACCAAGGGTAATAACTAGACTGTAGGTCACCAATTATAATAATTAGACTGTAGATAATAAAGGATAATAACTAGACTGTAGGTCACCAAGGATAATAACTAGGCTGTAGGTCACCAAGGATAATAACTAGACTGTAGGTCACCAAGGGTAATAACTAGACTGTAGGTCACCAATTATAATAATTAGACTGTAGATAATAAAGGATAATAACTAGACTGTAGGTCACCAAGGGTAATAACTAGACTGTAGGTCACCAATTATAATAATTAGACTGTAGATAATAAAGGATAATAACTAGACTGTAGGTCACCAAGGATAATAACTAGACTGTAGGTCACCAAGATGCATACTAACTATAATAGGGTTTTCCTTTACTCTTGCTTGCACTGAGTTGGCAGATAGTGACTTGTTTTTAAGAGGCTTTTTCACTTGCAAAGGTTGTGATATGAGGTTGTTTTACTACACCTATTGTAGTTAAATGCACTGATTgaaagtcactttggataaaagggTATCTGCTAAATGATTACAATGTGTTGTTGTTGCCTGGTGTGTAGGGTTTGGAATGGAGGCCACTCTGCTCCTCGTGGTTGGTTTCTCTCACACCAAGGGTGTGGCCATCTCTTTCCTGGTTATggtgctaaatgactacaatgtGCTGTTGTTGCCTGGTGTGTAGGGTTTGGAATGGAGGCCACTCTGCTCCTCGTGGTTGGTTTCTCTCACACCAAGGGTGTGGCCATCTCTTTCCTGGTTATGGCTGTGGGCTTCAGTGGCTTCGCTATATCAGGTGAGTAGTCGAACATCTTAAAGATTTTGTAAACAATTAAATGTTCAAGTTGAACACTCTCATTTAGGCCCGGGATTTAATTCTGTTCCGAGCTTTTGTCGGCTGAGCACCTTTTAAAGCTAATATTTCGGCGTTCACTGTACTAAATAAACAAAAGCCAACTTAAACAATTGCCTAATCAGTGTTATTCTGTGAGTTGAGTGGACAAGAATTTGCATTTAATGTGGTTAGTTTGTTTACTCAACAAACTCTGCTCGAAGTGAGCTAAACATGAACAAGCTTGTTGAGTAGAATTATAAATTCATGTTTGCTCCAAACAACTCACTTCATTATTCTATTTCCCAGCATGGTCTATTGCAGGTTCATTTTCATAATTGCTTGTTTCAGTAAATAGCTTTTCCAGTTTATATGATTTAGGTAGTCGCAATAGTCAATCTTCCCTACTCCAGCAGTCATTCTCAATGCAGGTTGCGGATGATTAAAAGTTTAAATTGTTGGCATTACACAcgactttgcaagccagcataatgtttCATGCCGGTATGATatggcctgtaaaccaggagtttcaGACCACTGTGTTAGGGTGTAACTGAACCCTCAAATAAAGGTCTTCTGATATACTGTACGGTATATAATGTTGTGTCATAAACGTTTTAAATGTAAAGATAACAATGTTACATATTCACTTGGACGCTCGCTTGGTGAACACTACAGGCCTGAAAGGCACTGAAtacaacaaccatgtctctgtcacttaACAAACACATTCAATGTGTAGTAACTACAATTTACTCTAAAGGCAcactgggaaatatgcaaataaggtcAAATATATTACCTGGTTGAATTGTGTGTTGACTCAACCTAAAATTCAGATTTTAAATCACATATACTGACTGTTGATCTTCTTGACCATTTTCCTAAAACGATGTATTTTGTAGGTTTCAATGTGAACCACCTGGATATCGCCCCTCGCTATGCCAGTATCCTGATGGGTATATCTAACGGTGTGGGAACCCTGTCAGGGATGGTGTGCCCACTCATCGTGGGGGCCATGACCAAAAACAAGGTACACATTCTGTTTCAGGAAGctagtttttttttgggggggggtgtatgtgGTTAACAGTTAAATGTTCTACTAGTTCCAACTGATTAACTACAATATACCACTATAATTGTTATGGTTTACCATATATAGACAAAGTATGTTCCTTCACTCCAACAGAAGGTCGTGTTCAAGTTTATTTATCTTGTTATAAACACTTTTGAAATCTTACTCACCAGAGCTCCCATTTCCTGTGTTCTGGTATCACTTCCTGTCTCTAGACTCGAGAGGAGTGGCAATGGGTGTTTCTCATCGCTGCCCTGGTTCACTACGGAGGGGTCATCTTCTACGGGATCTTTGCTTCGGGCGAGAAGCAGCCGTGGGCCGACCCGGAGCTGACCAGCGACGAGAAGTGTGGCTTCATCGACGAGGACGAGCTGGCAGAGGAGACGGGTGACATCACACAGGGCTACAGTGGTGGCATGGCGGCAGTAGGCGCAGGGAAGAGTTACGGGGCCACTACAACTGGGCTCAACGGGGGCTGGGTGGCACCAGACAGCTGGGAGAATGTAGAGGAGGAACCAGCTGGGCAGACCTGGGCAGATTGAGATTACTCATAGAACAGGGCCGTGTGTATCGAGTGTATCAGCTCAGAAGTGCAGATTTTGGATCATGTTTTGCCTTTTATATCATAATAAATACTATTAGgtggctgatcctagatcagctatcctactctgagatgcttgataCATATGGCCCCAGATATAATCATGTTATGGCAGCGGTGGGGGTGTTCTAGCCTGGTTtctgatctgtttgtgctgtcttgccaacgcCTACAATGACTATAGACCACTGCTACAATGACcacggcacaaacagatctggggacCAGGCTAGGGTAGTTCACccactaaaagagagagagagagagagagagagagagagagagagagagagagagagagagagagagaaatgccaTTGTGGTTTGCACAAATTAGTATAAAAAAAttagatactgtatgtaaaatatttacGTATATTGAGAAAGAAAATGTAAAATAATAAAATCACGCGTTGGTTCCACAcaagcaggttaaaatatcagTGTAAAATATATTTCCAGTTATATAATCCCCATGTCGCACATCTAGAGCCTTCGATCCTAGCAGTTTAAGGGCAACGGTAGGCCTAGTCATTATACCTTCAAGGCTCCCTAACCTCATAAAAAATGTACTTGAAACAACAAACGAGCCAGATATGGTGAACGTCATAGGTCTATAAAACCCTTGTCTGAAATATCACTTTCTGATTGCACTGATACTGTAagtattaaaaaaaaaagaaaaaaaaacgtttaaaaaaaaactagaTATTATTATATTTCTTATCAATGGCGTTTTATGTACTTTATAGATATACTGTTTCTGTGAGACTATTGTGGATTTG
This window encodes:
- the LOC115119660 gene encoding vesicular glutamate transporter 2.1-like, translated to MEPEPEPVKHRAFPPSKEGLKKLAGKTFGHLYRVVEKRQKTGEVIELTEDGRPSEQQEKKPPLCDCTCFGLPRRYIIAIMSGLGFCISFGIRCNLGVAIVGMVNNSTIHKDGKIIITEKAKFNWDPETVGMIHGSFFWGYIVTQIPGGWICSRLAANRVFGLAIFLTSILNMLIPSAARVDYRCVICVRILQGLVEGVTYPACHGIWSKWAPPLERSRLATTSFCGSYAGAVIAMPLAGILVQYSGWSSVFYLYGCFGMFWYMFWILVSYESPEVHPTITAEERRYIEESIGEGQELFGPASKYKTPWRKFFTSMPVYAIIVANFCRSWTFYLLLISQPAYFEEVFGFEISKVGMVSALPHLVMTIIVPIGGQLADWLRTRNILSTTTVRKIMNCGGFGMEATLLLVVGFSHTKGVAISFLVMAVGFSGFAISGFNVNHLDIAPRYASILMGISNGVGTLSGMVCPLIVGAMTKNKTREEWQWVFLIAALVHYGGVIFYGIFASGEKQPWADPELTSDEKCGFIDEDELAEETGDITQGYSGGMAAVGAGKSYGATTTGLNGGWVAPDSWENVEEEPAGQTWAD